The Chryseobacterium shigense genome segment CTTCCATAGCAGCCAGTTTAATAGGTTGTCTTTCTGCAACGGATTTTGCAGCCACATCACCGCTTAAAGGTGCACCAAATGCCCCGATCAATGCAAACCCTGCAGCAATCCTGAACGCTTTTGTATGGAATTCCACATTCTTTTTCTTCATCATTAAAAAGGCATGAACACCTGCCACAGCAAATCCTGTTGCGCAGAAAGCCGCCACCGTCATATGAAGAGCCTGTGGAAACCATGCCTCATTGAACATAGCTTTAATAGGATCTATATTGGTGTATTGCCCATTGATATAATCAAAACCTGCAGGTGAATTCATCCACGCATTAGCAGCAACCACAAGAATACCTGAAGCCAGTCCGCTTAAACCAACCAGAAATCCACAGAACCAGTGGAACCACTTATTGAACTTTTCCCAGCCGTATAAGAAGAATCCTATGGCAATGGCTTCAATAAAAAATGCAGTTCCCTCAAGAGAAAACGGCATCCCGAAAATAGGTCCGGCGTGCTTCATAAATCCCGGCCATAAAAGGCCAAGCTCAAAAGAAAGCATAGTTCCCGAAACAGCTCCGGTGGCGAACAGGATGGCAACTCCTTTGCTCCAGGCTTTGGTAAGTCCTTTATATACTTCATTATTGGTTTTAAGGTATTTCCAGTGGGCAAAGGCCATCAGGAAGGGCATTACCATTCCCACGCAGGCAAAAATGATATGAAAACCCAGCGAAATAGCCATTTGCGCACGGGCTGCAATAAAATCATCCATATAATCAACTTTTGAGTAAATAAATTTAAGGATAAATTAGGGATATGTAATATGATTTAATACAGCCGATGTTTAAGAAATAGATCATAACTTTAAACTTTTTTAAACAAAACAACATTCTTGTTTTCTATAAAAACTCTACTTTTTTTGACATATTTTAACTTTCATAAGTCGAAAAAAATCACGATCTTTGTGAGTCTCTGCATTTGGCAGGATTTTAATAATTTATATGAGTCAGAAACAATATACAGCTAGTAGTATTCAGGCATTGGAAGGAATGGAGCACGTACGTATGCGTCCTTCAATGTACATTGGTGATGTGGGAGTAAGAGGTCTCCATCATTTGGTTTATGAAGTAGTAGATAACTCTATTGACGAAGCGTTGGCAGGATACTGCGATACGATCTTCGTTAGCATTAAAGAAGGAAACGGAATCGAGGTTAGTGATAACGGTAGAGGTATTCCGGTAGACTTCCATGAAAAAGAACAAAAATCCGCCCTTGAGGTTGTAATGACGAAAATCGGGGCCGGAGGTAAATTTGATAAAGATTCTTACAAAGTTTCCGGAGGTCTTCACGGAGTTGGGGTTTCGTGTGTTAACGCACTTTCCAATGAAATGATTACCACTGTTTACAGAGACGGGAATGTTTATCAGCAGATATATTCAAGAGGAAAAGCACAAACCGGGGTTGAAGAAATTGGTCACAGCGACAAGAGAGGTACCAAACAGTTCTTCCAGCCTGATGATAGTATCTTTACAGAACTGGTTTATAACTATGATACTTTGGCGAGCCGTTTAAGAGAGCTTTCCTACCTTAATAAAGGAATTACCATTACCCTTACCGATGAAAGAGAAACGCTGGAAGACGGTTCTTTCAAAACGGAAATTTTCTATTCTGAGGGAGGTTTAAAGGAATTCGTTGCCCATATTGACGGAAACCGTGAATCTATCATGGAGAACGTAATCTTCATGGAAGGTGAAAGAGATGATATTCCTGTGGAAGTGGCTATGCGTTATAATACTTCATTCAGCGAAAACCTTCACTCTTATGTTAATAACATCAATACCCATGAAGGAGGTACTCACCTTGCGGGTTTCAGACGTGCTTTGACGAGAACTTTGAAGAAGTATGCTGATGATTTGGGAATTCCGCAGAAAGAAAAAGTGGAAATTACCGGTGATGACTTCCGTGAAGGACTTACTGCCGTAATTTCTGTAAAGGTAATGGAACCTCAGTTTGAAGGACAGACTAAAACAAAATTGGGTAACTCCGAAGTTTCAGGTGCTGTAGATAAAATTGTTGGGGAAATGCTTACCAATTTCCTTGAGGAAAATCCTAATGAAGCTAAAATTATTGTTCAGAAAGTAGTTTTGGCGGCAAAAGCCAGACAGGCAGCTAAAAAAGCCCGTGAAATGGTTCAGAGAAAATCACCGATGGGTGGTTCAGGACTTCCGGGAAAACTGTCAGACTGTTCATCCAAAGATCCGGCAGAATCCGAATTGTTCCTGGTGGAGGGAGATTCCGCAGGTGGAACAGCTAAACAGGGTAGAGACAGACACTTCCAGGCAATTTTACCTTTAAGAGGTAAGATCCTGAACGTTGAAAAGTCAATGCTTCACAAAGTATATGATAATGAGGAGATTAAAAATATCTATACTGCCCTTGGAGTTTCTGTAGGAACAGAAGAAGACAGCAAAGCTTTAAATATGGTTAAGCTGAGATACCATAAAATTGTTATCATGACCGATGCTGATATTGATGGTTCCCACATTTCTACGCTTATTCTTACGTTCTTCTTCAGATTCATGAAAGAACTTATTGAGAACGGATATATTTATATTGCCCAGCCACCTTTATATTTATTGAAGAAAGGAAATAAGAAGATATATGCTTATAATGAGAAGGAACGGGAAGAATTTACTTTAGAAATGGCTCCGGATGGAAAAGGCGTGGAAGTTCAGCGTTACAAAGGTCTTGGAGAAATGAACCCTGAACAGCTTTGGGAAACTACGCTAAACCCTGAGCACAGAATTTTAAAACAGGTTACGATTGATAATGCAGTGGAGGCAGATAGTATATTCTCAATGTTGATGGGGGATGAAGTACCGCCAAGAAGAGAATTTATCGAAAAAAATGCAAAATATGCAAAGATTGATGCATAATTGTTATTAAAAATATATTAAAAAAAGCTTCTATGTATTAGAAGCTTTTTTTATATTTGGTGAAAACCAATAAAAAATAATACTATGTTAACTCTTTTACAAACAGACCCTTATGAAGGGATGGATTCAATGACCGGAGCAGCAGCTGCAGGGCTGGGAATAGGCACTATGATCTTCGGATTGCTGGCTTATATATTTTATGGATACTGTATGTATAAAATATTTCAGAAAGCCGGAAGACAGGATGCCTGGGCAGCTTTTATCCCGATCTACAATATTATCGTATTGCTAGATATTGTCAAGAAACCCATATGGTGGATTATCCTGTTTTTAATTCCTCTTGTTAATATTTACGCATCATGGGTTGTTAATGACAGATTGGCGAAAGGGTTTGGGAAAGAAACTCCGGTTTATACTATTCTTTTATTCTTCTTCGGTTTTATTTTTATACCAGTTCTTGCTTTAAGCAGTGATAAGTACGATAGTAACAGAATTCCAAATGACCAGTAATTAATCAAAAAAGAAATATTGAAGACTTCAGAAATGAAGTCTTTTTTTATGTCTGTTCTGTAAATAAGAATTTAATACTATCCTATAAATTAAAATATTGAAGAAAAACTATAAAACATCATTATTTAGAGATATAATCTGTTAAAATTAGTATATATAAAAATGCAGTGGTGAAGCCTTTCACATAGTATTGACATTTATTTTGAAATAAAAAATTAACATATATTAAGATTTTATTATTTTTGCTCAATTTTAATAAACATGATGAAAATTTTATTTATAGGAGCTATCTCCGGTATCTTTATATCCTGCATAAAGATTATAGTATTTATTCTTGATACCAAACTTTTATCAAAGTCAATAAAAGAGTTTTAACCTGAGGAAACTTTATATACTAATCTGATTATCTAAAATTTTATTAGCCTTCAATTATTCAATTTATAGTAACAAATGATAAAAAATATTATGATGACTCGTTATAAATTCCATATCACAATATGTGGTTTGGCCTTTAATCTGTTTTTTGGACAGCACAAATTTCTCTCTCAACCGGTCTTTAATGAAGATGATTTAAAGAAAACCAACTCATTGATAGAAAAAAGTGCCCCTGCGGAAATACTCTATAATTCTGTAAGGTATAACTTTATGCCTGATAATACCATTGAAAAAGAATATTATTCAAAAATCAAAGTATATGATAAGAAGAATGCAGAAGAATGGCTGAACATCGAAATTCCTTTATTTGTTGAAGACAGGCTGGATAAATATGACGTGAAAGTATACAATCTTACAAACGGTAAAGTAGAGAAAATTTCAATTGATAAAAAAGATCAGCTTAAAGAAAATTTTACAAAAGGCTTAAAGATCTATAAACTTGCCTTACCTAATATTCAGGATGGGGCAGTCATTGAATATAGTTATAAGATCGTAACGAGAAATGTGGTAAACCTTACTTATTTTCTGGAGTATAGTATTCCGGTTGTTTATCAGGAATATAATTTGGAATATCCGGATGATCGACTGACTTATCATTTTAACAATACAGGAAATATTATCACTCCCAAATATCATGTTTCGAGCAACGAAAATCGTTTGGGGGCATTATATAATATATTCCGTTTCGGATATGAAAATATGAAGCCTGTCCAGAAAGAAAAGTTTGTAAAAGATATAGATCGGTATCGGGGAAAAGTAAAACCGGAGTTGAAGCAATATAAAGGGAAATATTTTATCTATACTGATGCAAAAGACTGGAACGAGGTAGCAGTGCAACTTGACAGGAATGAGGAATTCGGTGGATTTCTTAAGGATAATGTAAGTAATATACTTCCGGAACAGTTAAAGAACGGCTACAATTCTGTAGAAAAGGCAGATAAGATTTTTAGTTTTGTAAAAGAAAATTACAAATGGGACAGAAAGGATGCAATATTGACTACGCAAAGTCTTAAACAGCTCCTGAAAACAAAATCCGGGAATAGTGCGGAAATTAATCTACTTCTGATCATGCTTTTAAGGCACGCAGGAATTGAAGCTAACCCTCTGCTAATTTCTACAGTAGATAATGGAATATTGAATATAGGGTCTCCAGGACTTAGTAATCTGAATTTTGTGCTGGCATCGGTAAAGATCAATGGACAAACCTATTTTTATGATGCTACATCATTTAGTTCGAGAGTAAATATTCTTCCGGAAAGAGATTGGAATGATTTCGGAATTTTAATGGAAAAAAGCAAAGGAACAAGTTTTTCATATTCCAATACAAACATCAGCAAAAAACAACAGGAGATCAAAGCAAGCCTTGACATAGATAATTCCATTGTAAAAGGAACATTTAAACAAAATGATAATGGAATGTATGCTATAGAATCTTACGACGGATTTGATGTAAATAAAGATAAATACAATCAGTCTTTTGCAACTAAGTATAATACAGATATCAAGAAAGTAGAATCAAAACTTCTCCAGGATGGAGATTTTGAATCTCAGATGGAGTTTTCAGGGAATAATTTAATGGATATTGTAGGAAATAAGATAGTAATCAATCCGCTTTTATTTCTGAATAATCAAAATGAATCCTTTAATCAAACTGATACAAGAAAATATCAGATCGATTTTATCTCTGCTTTTGAGAAAGAAAAGAAAATTGAATTGGAAATACCGGAAAACTATAAGGTTTCAAGTCTTCCAAAAGATAAAAAAATTGCTACTGATGATAAGGAAATATCTTATGAATATAAAATTGAAACTGTTGGTAACAAATTGGTCGTTACCTCAAAAGTGAATATAGGAAGCCAGAACTATCCTAAAGAATATTATCCTTTCTTTAAACAGATATGGAAAGCTATTTCAGATTCTGAAAATCAGGTAATTACTTTAGTAAAGAAATAGTAATTAACGTTAATCAATTATTTATAAAAGTTAAACTATAATGATGAAAATATTAGTTTTAGGAGCGCTTTCTATAGCCTCCTTATATTATGCACAAACTTATCCTGTTTCTGCAATTCCTGAAAACCTGAAGAAAAATGCAGATGTTGTAATAAGGAAAGATCTTACAACCGTTCAGATCAATAAGATTGACGAAATTAAATATCAGTATAATACAGTAACTACTGTTTTAAATAAAGACGGTGACTCTAAAGCCCATATTTATATTCCCTATCAGAAAGGAGATAATATTTCCGAAGTAAAAGTGACTATTTATGATGAGTCCGGGAAGAAAGTAAAGAGTTTTTCGAAATCAGATTTCGGAGACTTTGCCAATAATACTCAGGGTGTATTTTATTCGGATAACAGGATTTTAGCTTTACCGTATACTTCGGCCTATTATCCATATACCATTGATTTTTCCTACCAGATCACAGATGAGAATACTATTTTCATTCCCGATTTTGTACCCTTTTCCTCTCCGAATATCTCTCTTGAAGAAGCCCAGTTCAAAATAATCAATAAATCAGGAATTGATCTTAAGACCAAAACCTATCCCTCAAAATACAATTATACCGCAGTAATTGCAGCTGATAATGGTAATGAAAAAACTTATTCCTATAAAAATGTTCCGGCAATAGATGATATACAGATGCTGCCCCAGCCTGAAAAAATATTGCCTAAAGTAAGCTTTACTTTAGCTAAATTCAATCTGGAAGGTAAACAGGGAGCTTTGAATAACTGGACAGATTTCGGAACCTGGTATTATAGTAATCTTGTAGAGCCTGTTTCTGTATCTACTCCTGCCATTAAAGCTGAGGTAGCTGCATTGAAATTAGAAGGTTCCACAGAGGAAAAAGTGAAAAAACTTTACCAGTATATGCAGTCCAAAACAAGATACATATTTGTAGGACTGGGAATTGGCGGCTGGCTTCCGATGCCTCCCGATGAGGTAAACAAAAAAGGATATGGAGACTGTAAAGGGCTTACCAATTATATGAAGACATTATTGAACGAAGCGGGAATTCCATCTAATTACTGTGTTATTACTTCAGGTTCATCCGATATTTCTTTTGATCCCGACTTTCCATCTATGGGAGGAAATCATGCGATTTTGATGGTTCCTACGGAAAAAGGGAATATCTGGCTGGAAAACACATCCCAACAGGTTGCTTTTAACCATTTGAGCTACAATACTACAGACAGAAATGTTCTTGCCGTAACCAAAAAAGGGATAGAACTTATCAATACACCAACATATACAGCTGAACAGAATAGGGAAAAACAGACTGTTAAAATTCACCTTACGGAAGACAACAGTATCAATGGCGAAATTCAGTTTGCTTATACCGGAAGTCAGTATGATAATAATCTGGTCTATGCTTATTTATCACCAAAAGAAAGAATTGAAGCTATGAAAAAGGCATTTGACGTTCTGAATTTTGAAAAGGTGGATATGAAAGATTTCATTAATGACAAAGATAATGGAATGATAAAATTCAATGTGGATTTTAAAGCTAATAACTATTCCAAAACTACAGGAACAAATTTGATTTTCAGAGCCGTGCCTGTTTTCTCGAATAATTTTTATAAATCAGATGAGAACAGAGAACTTCCTTTTGAGATAGGGCAGTCTTTCCAGGATGAATACGAAATTGATTTTATCATTCCAAAAAATTATAAAATTGATGAAGTTCCGGAAAATGTAACCATCAATTCTGAATTTGGAACCTACAAACTGAATATTGTAAAAAACGGTGAATCTGTAAAAGTTACACGATTCATTAAAATTAACAAAGGAATATTTCCAAAAGAAAAATATAATGAATACGTAAGTTTCAGGAAAAAGACCCTGAATATGGATAATTCAAAAATATTACTGACTAAAATTTAACCATGAAAAAAAACTTATTAACAGCTTTCTGCTTCGGAATTTTAATTTCTGTAAACGGTCAGAAACATGAATTTCTGGATCCCCCGAAATTTGATAATGCAGATCTTTCTAAAGCAAAATCTGCACTGGACGAAAATGCACCCGCAGAAATTTTATATAAATCGGTACATTTTGATATTGATACTTCTACCGGGGATCTTAGGAAAAAGGTTTTTTACAGGGTTAAAATTTATGATAAAGATAAAGCAGAAGACTGGTTGAATCTTGAAATTCCGCTGTACAAAAATGCTCATGGTGATGAAGAGGCTTTAAACAAAATGAAAGCATTCGTTTACAATCTGGAAAATGGAGCAGCAGTAGCTACAAAAGTGGATAAAAGTTCAAAGTATAAGAGCAAAGAGAGTAAATATACAACCATAACCAAATTTGCTTTTCCCAATGTGAAAAACGGTTCCATTATAGAATATCAGTATGAAGTTTTATCTCCGTTTTTATATTCGGTTCCACAGGTGGTAATAGAGTCTGACACGCCTGCTCTTTACACCGAATATATTCTGGACAGCCCCTCTCATATAGCTTATAATGTAAACTATACCGGTTCATTAACTCCAAAGTATAGGATGGTGGAAGAAAAAACAATGTATGGAATGCCGTTTAAAACTTATAGATTCGGATATGAAAACTTAAAAGGGTTCAAATCTGAAAAATTTGTCAAAAATGATAGAAATTACCGTACAAAAGTAAGCGCAGAGCTTCACTCTACTAATTTTGGACAAGTGAAAATGTATTCCTCCTCATGGGAAGAAATCAAAGAAAAGCTCTATAAAGATGATGATTTTGGAGAAGAACTGAAAAAAACAAAACTGGCTAAAGAATTAGTACCATCAATTATTTCAGGCCTGCATTCCGATACCGAAAAAGCAGACGCTATTTTTAATTATGTAAAAAATACATTCACCTGGAATAAAGACCGTGGAATCTATACGGAAGACGGAATAAAAAAGCTCTTGGAAACCAAAACAGGAAATGCAGCCGAAATTAATCTCTTTCTCATTATGATGCTTAGAGAAGCTGGTATAAAAGCCGATCCGCTTGCCATTTCCACGGTAGACAACGGCGTGATTAATTTAATTTCTCCTAGTATAGTTGGGATGAATTTTGTAATTGCAGCAGTTAAAATAAAAGATGGGTATAGCCTTTACGATGCCACCTCAAAGCAGGCATCTGCGAACAACCTCCCTCCAAGAGACTGGAACCAGTACGGTGTTCTGATGGCTAAGGAAAAAGCAACCCTGATCGAGATGGGAAATGCCACAACCAGCTTCAATTATCTTACGACAGAAGCAAAAATCAATGAAGATGGTAGTATTTCAGGAACTTATTCTGATAAAGATACCGGTTCATACGCTATGTTTGTTAAAGAAAGCTACGATGAAAATGCTGAAAAGTACAAAAAACAGTACAAAGAAAACTTTGCGATAGACTTTACAGGAATTGATTCTAAAATTCTGGAAAACGGGGATTTTGAAAGCACAATGAAATTCACTTCAGACAACATGGTAGATAAAGTAGGGAAGAAAATGATCATCAATCCTATGCTTTTTCTCGGCAAGAACTCCAACGAATTTGATCAGATTGATGAAAGAAAATATCAGATAGACTTTATTTCATCATTCACGAAAGTTAAAAAAGTTATTCTTGAGATACCGGAAGGCTATATCATAGAAGCCATGCCTAAAAGTAAAAAGATCGTTACAGATGACAAAGAAATAGAATACAGCTACATCGCTGAACAGAAAGGCAACAAACTTGAAATAATTTCTACCACAAAAATTGCCAGCCCGGATTATCCGAAAGAATACTATCCTGCATTCAAACAGATATGGGGAACCGCATCAAAAAGTGAAAACCAGGTGATAAGCCTGATCAGGAAGTCATAAAAAGCAAAACTTATTCAGATCAACAAAAATAATTTTTGAAAACCATTCATCTTTTGAATGGTTTTTGCATTAAGTATCAAAAGATAATTATGAAAAACACGATTGCCGTTCTGGCAGTTTCTTCTTTGCTTGCTTTTTCATCATGTAAAAAAGGAGAAAACATAACTGCATCTTCTGACAAAACAGAAATTTCCGAGCTGGAAAAATTTACAGTGGATTCCGTAAAAGTAAGCGATTCTTCAAAAGTAGCAGATTCGCTGACTGTAAGTTTTACATCCAGAATACTCGTTTTCCCGACTCTGAAAGACAAAAAACTGCTGGACAGTATCTATTTTGACAACAAAGCAATCAAGGATTTTTCTAAAAAAGGCCTGCAAGCCTATCTGGACAACGAAAAAAATAAATATTTCCAATCTATAAAGAGCGATAGCAAAGACTGGATTTCAGATATTTCCTATGCACAGAAATGGTATTCAGATTCCCATATGAAATTGGTATCTAATGATAACGATTATATGCATATCAGGTATGTATGGAGTTCATATGAAGGTGGTGCCCACGATAATTACGGGTTTTCAGAAAGAGTTTTTGATCTTAAAAACAATAAAAAACTGGAACTTAAAGACATTACTTCAATGCCAAAAGCCAAACTTGAAGCTATACTGATGAAAAATATCAATAAGATTGGCAGTGGTACAACAGACAGTGAAGGGGAAGTGAAAAATTCAGATATGCTGCTGGTAGAAGTCATTCCTGCCACAGATAACTTCTATTTTGATCAGAAAAACCTGTACTTCCACTACAGTCCGTATGAAATTACCGCTTTTGCAGCCGGAGACATTGTTATTCCTGTTTCCTGGCAAGAACTTAAAGGAACATTAAATACAGAATTTAAAGAAAGAATGAAAATAAACTAAATTAATGCTTCCGGATCTGGAAGCATTTTTTATTTTTGCGGTAATGGAAAGAGTAGCTTTTATCATTAATCCTTTTTCGGCCAAAAAAAACTATCAGCCGTTTCTTGATGAACTCAAAAAAAAGGTCAGTAATCCTTTGTACTATATCTCCGAATCTATTCCGGGGACAGATGATTTTATCAGGGAAAATTTTGACCGTGTTGATATCTTTGTCGCTATCGGAGGGGATGGAACCATTTCCACAGTGGCAAGAAATCTTATCAATACAGATAAAATCCTGGCTATCTTTCCGGCAGGATCCGGAAATGGCTTTTCCAATGAGACTAAATTCAGCAAAAATCTGGACGAGCTTTTAGAAAAAATCAAAGCCAAAGCATCCAGGAAGATTGATACTTTTACCGTTAATGACAGGCTTTCTATCAACGTTTCAGGAACAGGTTTTGATGGTAAAGTTGTTAAAGAATTCGAAAAAACCAGCCGTGGATTCAAAAATTATATCAAAGTTTCCCTGAAAACATTCTTCAATTACAAACCTATCAAGGTAAAGTTTTTTGATGAAGCCTATCAACAGTACAATGGGCGCTACCTTATGCTGAATGTAGCCAACACACGCCAGTTTGGAAACAACGCTTATATTGCTCCCAATGCAAGTAAAAGTGACGGTTTGGTAGATATGGTCCTGGTGAAAAAATTTCCGCTCACATATTCAGCTCTTTTTGCTTTCAGAATGTTTACCAAAAGGCTGAAGGATGATGAATATGTAACCTATCTTCCCGTTTCAGAAATTTCATTTAAAGTAAATACCAAAAACTGGCATCTTGATGGTGAGTTTAATAAAATAAAATCGCCCGTACATGTAAAAGTACAGCCAGCGAGCCTGAATATCCTGACCTGATTTGTCTATTTCCAGTAGTTTTTCATAAGATCTCCCATCTATTCAATAGAATTGGAGAACTTTAGTTCTGCGATAATTCAACCGTTGGAAGTCCTGTTGTGTTGATGAAAAAAATATCCTAAACTTCTAATTTTTTCTCAATTTCATTCGGATGATCCAGACAATATTGCAGCTGCGTTTTATCCAGCTGTTT includes the following:
- a CDS encoding cytochrome ubiquinol oxidase subunit I, with the translated sequence MDDFIAARAQMAISLGFHIIFACVGMVMPFLMAFAHWKYLKTNNEVYKGLTKAWSKGVAILFATGAVSGTMLSFELGLLWPGFMKHAGPIFGMPFSLEGTAFFIEAIAIGFFLYGWEKFNKWFHWFCGFLVGLSGLASGILVVAANAWMNSPAGFDYINGQYTNIDPIKAMFNEAWFPQALHMTVAAFCATGFAVAGVHAFLMMKKKNVEFHTKAFRIAAGFALIGAFGAPLSGDVAAKSVAERQPIKLAAMEAHFETEKGASFVLGGIPDEEKGEVKYAVKIPKVLSFLVSNDFNSEVKGLNDFPRDEWPPIAVVHYAFQIMIFFGVVMICIGAVYLYSFFFKKEWLDKNWFLKTFLIATPFGYIALEAGWTVTEVGRQPWIIYGIMRTADAVTPMPGIQYSFYFFTAIFVSLSLIIIFLLRRQIKMVPKLYDPTDAQFNDKNKKS
- the gyrB gene encoding DNA topoisomerase (ATP-hydrolyzing) subunit B, with the protein product MSQKQYTASSIQALEGMEHVRMRPSMYIGDVGVRGLHHLVYEVVDNSIDEALAGYCDTIFVSIKEGNGIEVSDNGRGIPVDFHEKEQKSALEVVMTKIGAGGKFDKDSYKVSGGLHGVGVSCVNALSNEMITTVYRDGNVYQQIYSRGKAQTGVEEIGHSDKRGTKQFFQPDDSIFTELVYNYDTLASRLRELSYLNKGITITLTDERETLEDGSFKTEIFYSEGGLKEFVAHIDGNRESIMENVIFMEGERDDIPVEVAMRYNTSFSENLHSYVNNINTHEGGTHLAGFRRALTRTLKKYADDLGIPQKEKVEITGDDFREGLTAVISVKVMEPQFEGQTKTKLGNSEVSGAVDKIVGEMLTNFLEENPNEAKIIVQKVVLAAKARQAAKKAREMVQRKSPMGGSGLPGKLSDCSSKDPAESELFLVEGDSAGGTAKQGRDRHFQAILPLRGKILNVEKSMLHKVYDNEEIKNIYTALGVSVGTEEDSKALNMVKLRYHKIVIMTDADIDGSHISTLILTFFFRFMKELIENGYIYIAQPPLYLLKKGNKKIYAYNEKEREEFTLEMAPDGKGVEVQRYKGLGEMNPEQLWETTLNPEHRILKQVTIDNAVEADSIFSMLMGDEVPPRREFIEKNAKYAKIDA
- a CDS encoding DUF5684 domain-containing protein, producing the protein MLTLLQTDPYEGMDSMTGAAAAGLGIGTMIFGLLAYIFYGYCMYKIFQKAGRQDAWAAFIPIYNIIVLLDIVKKPIWWIILFLIPLVNIYASWVVNDRLAKGFGKETPVYTILLFFFGFIFIPVLALSSDKYDSNRIPNDQ
- a CDS encoding DUF3857 domain-containing protein yields the protein MIKNIMMTRYKFHITICGLAFNLFFGQHKFLSQPVFNEDDLKKTNSLIEKSAPAEILYNSVRYNFMPDNTIEKEYYSKIKVYDKKNAEEWLNIEIPLFVEDRLDKYDVKVYNLTNGKVEKISIDKKDQLKENFTKGLKIYKLALPNIQDGAVIEYSYKIVTRNVVNLTYFLEYSIPVVYQEYNLEYPDDRLTYHFNNTGNIITPKYHVSSNENRLGALYNIFRFGYENMKPVQKEKFVKDIDRYRGKVKPELKQYKGKYFIYTDAKDWNEVAVQLDRNEEFGGFLKDNVSNILPEQLKNGYNSVEKADKIFSFVKENYKWDRKDAILTTQSLKQLLKTKSGNSAEINLLLIMLLRHAGIEANPLLISTVDNGILNIGSPGLSNLNFVLASVKINGQTYFYDATSFSSRVNILPERDWNDFGILMEKSKGTSFSYSNTNISKKQQEIKASLDIDNSIVKGTFKQNDNGMYAIESYDGFDVNKDKYNQSFATKYNTDIKKVESKLLQDGDFESQMEFSGNNLMDIVGNKIVINPLLFLNNQNESFNQTDTRKYQIDFISAFEKEKKIELEIPENYKVSSLPKDKKIATDDKEISYEYKIETVGNKLVVTSKVNIGSQNYPKEYYPFFKQIWKAISDSENQVITLVKK
- a CDS encoding DUF3857 domain-containing protein, yielding MMKILVLGALSIASLYYAQTYPVSAIPENLKKNADVVIRKDLTTVQINKIDEIKYQYNTVTTVLNKDGDSKAHIYIPYQKGDNISEVKVTIYDESGKKVKSFSKSDFGDFANNTQGVFYSDNRILALPYTSAYYPYTIDFSYQITDENTIFIPDFVPFSSPNISLEEAQFKIINKSGIDLKTKTYPSKYNYTAVIAADNGNEKTYSYKNVPAIDDIQMLPQPEKILPKVSFTLAKFNLEGKQGALNNWTDFGTWYYSNLVEPVSVSTPAIKAEVAALKLEGSTEEKVKKLYQYMQSKTRYIFVGLGIGGWLPMPPDEVNKKGYGDCKGLTNYMKTLLNEAGIPSNYCVITSGSSDISFDPDFPSMGGNHAILMVPTEKGNIWLENTSQQVAFNHLSYNTTDRNVLAVTKKGIELINTPTYTAEQNREKQTVKIHLTEDNSINGEIQFAYTGSQYDNNLVYAYLSPKERIEAMKKAFDVLNFEKVDMKDFINDKDNGMIKFNVDFKANNYSKTTGTNLIFRAVPVFSNNFYKSDENRELPFEIGQSFQDEYEIDFIIPKNYKIDEVPENVTINSEFGTYKLNIVKNGESVKVTRFIKINKGIFPKEKYNEYVSFRKKTLNMDNSKILLTKI
- a CDS encoding transglutaminase domain-containing protein, giving the protein MKKNLLTAFCFGILISVNGQKHEFLDPPKFDNADLSKAKSALDENAPAEILYKSVHFDIDTSTGDLRKKVFYRVKIYDKDKAEDWLNLEIPLYKNAHGDEEALNKMKAFVYNLENGAAVATKVDKSSKYKSKESKYTTITKFAFPNVKNGSIIEYQYEVLSPFLYSVPQVVIESDTPALYTEYILDSPSHIAYNVNYTGSLTPKYRMVEEKTMYGMPFKTYRFGYENLKGFKSEKFVKNDRNYRTKVSAELHSTNFGQVKMYSSSWEEIKEKLYKDDDFGEELKKTKLAKELVPSIISGLHSDTEKADAIFNYVKNTFTWNKDRGIYTEDGIKKLLETKTGNAAEINLFLIMMLREAGIKADPLAISTVDNGVINLISPSIVGMNFVIAAVKIKDGYSLYDATSKQASANNLPPRDWNQYGVLMAKEKATLIEMGNATTSFNYLTTEAKINEDGSISGTYSDKDTGSYAMFVKESYDENAEKYKKQYKENFAIDFTGIDSKILENGDFESTMKFTSDNMVDKVGKKMIINPMLFLGKNSNEFDQIDERKYQIDFISSFTKVKKVILEIPEGYIIEAMPKSKKIVTDDKEIEYSYIAEQKGNKLEIISTTKIASPDYPKEYYPAFKQIWGTASKSENQVISLIRKS
- a CDS encoding RsiV family protein; amino-acid sequence: MKNTIAVLAVSSLLAFSSCKKGENITASSDKTEISELEKFTVDSVKVSDSSKVADSLTVSFTSRILVFPTLKDKKLLDSIYFDNKAIKDFSKKGLQAYLDNEKNKYFQSIKSDSKDWISDISYAQKWYSDSHMKLVSNDNDYMHIRYVWSSYEGGAHDNYGFSERVFDLKNNKKLELKDITSMPKAKLEAILMKNINKIGSGTTDSEGEVKNSDMLLVEVIPATDNFYFDQKNLYFHYSPYEITAFAAGDIVIPVSWQELKGTLNTEFKERMKIN
- a CDS encoding diacylglycerol/lipid kinase family protein, giving the protein MLPDLEAFFIFAVMERVAFIINPFSAKKNYQPFLDELKKKVSNPLYYISESIPGTDDFIRENFDRVDIFVAIGGDGTISTVARNLINTDKILAIFPAGSGNGFSNETKFSKNLDELLEKIKAKASRKIDTFTVNDRLSINVSGTGFDGKVVKEFEKTSRGFKNYIKVSLKTFFNYKPIKVKFFDEAYQQYNGRYLMLNVANTRQFGNNAYIAPNASKSDGLVDMVLVKKFPLTYSALFAFRMFTKRLKDDEYVTYLPVSEISFKVNTKNWHLDGEFNKIKSPVHVKVQPASLNILT